In the Scomber japonicus isolate fScoJap1 chromosome 18, fScoJap1.pri, whole genome shotgun sequence genome, one interval contains:
- the epor gene encoding erythropoietin receptor — translation MTYDHLNRLLALYTIFCAMRTASVVQGARNFEKKASILLNMEPENPKCFAEGRKDFTCFWEENEERAGSVDQYSFTYKYQNENSSKCPLRTLHTAGGKRLYICHLNRIQMFVEMDIQVHREAMLIHNRRVLIELLFLLDPPSNVTVRSMGETGQLNVTWVPPPLKYMDDSMMYEVGYTTLDSHVEKVEVVRASSELILSGLQPGTKYKVRVRVKLDGISYSGYWSAWTDPVIMGTLPAELNPLIVSLTLIISFILVVLSLAVLMSNRSFLVKKIWPTIPTPDSKFQGLFTVYGGDFQEWLGHTNGGLWLTPTFFYSEECPSSLEVLAELSLSPSVSSPPLPPKVSKAVTIGRKDENDVMKGLDERAQLERVDSAPMEGWRATPHDPWLMDRLRALHQQPIPYSHSSLLESQDPYVTLSGNNRGEDEHLDDTLEETLPLEVLFASKKAVLSESHSDLGSVQQSSGSGHLSSQSSFEYPSHAWTTKGPGYTYMAVADSGVSMDYSPMSRVDDIGRLVIYANDYKNEIPAQRRPFLPRQHSVHNDS, via the exons ATGACATATGATCACCTGAACCGATTGTTGGCACTTTACACGATATTCTGCGCCATGCGGACGGCTTCCGTCGTCCAGGGCGCACGAAATTTCGAAAAGAAAG CATCCATACTGCTGAATATGGAGCCAGAAAATCCCAAATGCTTTGCTGAGGGCAGGAAGGACTTCACGTGCTTCTGGGAGGAAAATGAGGAGAGGGCTGGATCTGTGGATCAGTACTCTTTCACATACAAATACCA aaatgaaaacagcagCAAGTGCCCACTGAGGACCCTCCATACAGCTGGCGGGAAAAGGTTGTACATCTGCCATCTGAACCGAATCCAGATGTTTGTCGAAATGGACATTCAAGTTCATCGAGAGGCGATGCTGATCCACAATCGCAGAGTCCTCATCGAGCTTCTCT TTCTTCTGGACCCTCCGTCTAACGTGACAGTGAGGAGCATGGGTGAGACAGGTCAGCTGAATGTCACTTGGGTGCCACCTCCTCTCAAGTACATGGACGATAGCATGATGTACGAGGTCGGCTACACTACATTGGACAGCCACGTGGAGAAG GTAGAGGTGGTACGTGCCAGCTCAGAGTTGATCTTGAGTGGTCTGCAGCCAGGTACCAAGTACAAGGTACGGGTCCGTGTAAAGCTGGACGGGATTAGCTACAGTGGCTATTGGAGTGCCTGGACTGACCCGGTGATCATGGGAACACTGCCTGCAG AACTCAATCCTCTCATCGTGTCCTTGACTCTCATCATCTCTTTCATCCTTGTTGTGCTGTCTCTTGCTGTACTCATGTCGAATCGCAG TTTTCTTGTGAAAAAGATTTGGCCAACTATCCCAACTCCTGACAGCAAGTTCCAAGGCCTTTTTACTGTCTATGGTGGAGATTTTCAG GAATGGTTAGGGCATACCAACGGAGGCCTGTGGTTGACTCCAACCTTCTTCTACTCAGAGGAATGTCCCTCTTCCCTGGAAGTCCTTGCAGAGCTCAGCCTGAGCCCCTCAGTGTCCTCCCCGCCTCTGCCACCCAAGGTTTCTAAAGCTGTAACCATTGGCAGAAAGGACGAAAATGATGTGATGAAGGGACTGGACGAGAGAGCGCAGCTGGAAAGAGTTGATTCAGCTCcgatggaaggatggagagcCACACCACATGACCCATGGTTGATGGACCGCTTACGGGCGCTCCACCAGCAACCCATCCCCTACTCCCATTCCTCTCTGTTGGAGTCTCAAGACCCTTATGTCACCCTCAGTGGCAACAACCGTGGTGAGGACGAGCATTTAGATGACACTCTTGAAGAGACCTTACCCCTTGAGGTGCTTTTTGCCTCCAAAAAAGCAGTGCTGTCTGAATCTCACTCTGACCTTGGGTCTGTGCAGCAGAGCTCCGGGTCGGGCCACCTTTCATCCCAGTCCAGTTTTGAGTATCCAAGTCACGCCTGGACAACGAAAGGTCCTGGGTATACCTACATGGCGGTGGCAGACTCTGGGGTCTCAATGGATTACAGCCCCATGAGCAGAGTAGATGACATTGGGAGATTGGTTATCTATGCCAACGACTACAAGAACGAGATCCCTGCTCAAAGAAGACCCTTTCTGCCAAGGCAGCACTCTGTCCACAATGACAGCTGA
- the swsap1 gene encoding ATPase SWSAP1: MVMTDILAHVFRTFMSQSDQRRELDVPPLPPEACSTVLLVGERSTSRSVLLLAAVTAASQMGMRVMFFTQTQIQSLPVTLQKCVPSLSPESLKKIKFSYPRTVEELLQQVASLHESPNTSPIPPSLIIVDRLEGFLRAPAGDSHSGFHSGEQSCAAHLSALLCDTAAFLTQVLQQRASSSAPCRVIASFQSERDTGKESGGPSATDRILNVLDRYFKIRCTLDRDRSYEAAAAGLQEIWNIYLSGTGIRETSSTKNCDDKPHVAQEWQLFIFPDGLMEFKLI; the protein is encoded by the exons ATGGTCATGACAGACATTTTAGCACATGTGTTTAGGACTTTTATGTCACAAAGCGACCAAAGGAGGGAGCTCGAcgtccctcctcttcctcctgaagCCTGCAGCACAGTGCTATTGGTCGGAGAGCGGAGCACCAGCCGCTCCGTGCTGCTGCTGGCGGCCGTCACAGCGGCCTCACAGATGGGCATGAGAGTCATGTTCTTCACTCAAACACAGATCCAAAGCCTGCCAGTGACTCTGCAGAAATGCGTCCCCAGCCTGAGCCCAGAGAGTCTAAAG aAAATCAAGTTTTCCTATCCCAGGACAGTGGAGGAGCTGCTCCAGCAGGTGGCCAGCCTTCACGAGTCCCCCAACACGTCCCCCATACCTCCCTCACTGATCATAGTTGACAGGCTGGAGGGTTTCCTGCGTGCTCCTGCAGGTGACAGCCACAGTGGATTTCACTCAGGAGAGCAGTCCTGCGCCGCACACCTGTCTGCACTCTTATGTGACACAGCTGCCTTTCTCACACAAGTCCTGCAGCAAAGGGCGTCAAGCTCGGCCCCTTGCCGTGTCATCGCCTCTTTTCAGTCAGAGAGGGACACCGGGAAAGAGAGTGGGGGGCCATCTGCCACAGATCGCATCCTTAATGTCCTCGATCGCTATTTCAAGATACGATGTACTCTGGACCGAGACAGAAGCTatgaagctgcagcagctggactGCAGGAGATATGGAACATTTACCTTTCTGGGACGGGCATCAGAGAGACCTCTTCCACCAAAAACTGTGATGACAAGCCACATGTAGCCCAGGAGTGGCAGCTGTTCATTTTTCCTGATGGTTTAATGGAATTTAAATTGATCTAA
- the znf653 gene encoding zinc finger protein 653, with the protein MASSLTELEVPLDADHAVDQGNGVLRRCRGRPRLTDTDRAQRRLESRKKYDVRRVYLGESHKLWSELRRRTSLSDAGLAEYLILLHSTYGDKNQQKQCGKKTASEVSVKQKKGRKGRVSNLQSLVCWYQEHAHTCPHEPQLRALEPQPNFSTAAIWECDSDHSFVQYLFSLPREASDSEHEAGMNEEGDGETAAKTDLPVTKGVVSRRRRKEAHKQYKDLGENVDVPEVQHTTMSPIEQAAALNHQPSIEASSKDVPLTGQPVWEMEMVMEQQQDSPEATFHSIDSEEEAEDLRRGRDEEGGRERLGEEEIRTIPHGYECVTVTASLADKLDKTDEDPVLSQTLSGSVRLGAQAELSVPPPMQVQEQGELFDPQTLQTVVASCEIPDQRTTLEGSQLIIITGPSYEALASEGIQLNMGGGNVEEVTCTVIGGVTYNPVCESDSKIRTVEDEDSMTDLSDKQLLQPTVDTLELSSDRELQRSLSRSKRNRRGPVIEADGMLKMFHCPYEGCSQVYVAISSFQNHVNLVHRKGRTKVCPHPGCGKKFYLSNHLHRHMIIHSGVRDFICETCGKSFKRKNHLEVHRRTHTGETPLQCEICGYQCRQRASLNWHMKKHTTEAHYNFTCEFCDKRFEKLDSVKFHKLKSHPDKQAT; encoded by the exons ATGGCGAGTAGCCTGACAGAGTTGGAGGTTCCCCTGGACGCCGACCACGCTGTGGACCAAGGGAACGGTGTTTTGAGGCGCTGCAGGGGGCGACCGAGGCTCACAGATACGGATCGAGCGCAGAGGCGTCTTGAATCCCGAAAGAAGTACGATGTACGGCGGGTGTACCTGGGAGAGTCGCACAAGCTGTGGAGTGAGCTCCGCAGGCGGACCAGTCTGAGTGATGCTGGTCTGGCAGAGTATCTGATCCTGCTGCACTCCACATATGGAGACAAAAACCAGCAGAAACAATGCGG GAAGAAGACTGCCTCAGAAGTCTCagttaaacagaaaaaag GTAGGAAGGGGCGTGTGTCCAACCTGCAGAGCCTGGTCTGCTGGTACCAGGAACATGCACACACCTGCCCTCATGAGCCCCAGCTCAGAGCCCTGGAGCCTCAACCCAACTTCTCCACTGCTGCTATCTGGGAATGTGACTCTGACCACTCTTTTGTGCAATACCTGTTCTCACTGCCGAGGGAGGCGAGCGACTCTGAGCACGAGGCGGGAATGAACGAAGAGGGCGACGGAGAGACTGCGGCAAAAACAGACTTGCCTGTGACGAAAGGTGTAgtgagcaggaggagaagaaaagaggcgCACAAACAATACAAAG ATTTGGGAGAAAATGTGGATGTTCCTGAAGTACAACATACCACCATGAGTCCAATAGAACAGGCTGCAGCTCTGAACCACCAGCCGAGTATAGAGGCTTCTTCTAAGGATGTCCCGCTGACAGGGCAGCCTGTGTGGGAGATGGAGatggtgatggagcaacagcagGACTCCCCGGAAGCAACATTTCATTCCATCGACTcggaggaggaggctgaggatCTGAGGCGAGGCAGagatgaagagggaggaagggagagactcggagaagaagaaataaggaCTATACCACATGGTTACGAGTGTGTCACCGTGACAGCATCTTTAGCCGATAAATTGGACAAGACGGATGAGGACCCAGTGCTGTCACAGACCTTGAGCGGCTCAGTGCGACTGGGCGCTCAGGCTGAGCTGTCAGTCCCGCCACCCATGCAGGTTCAAGAGCAAGGAGAGCTGTTTGACCCTCAGACTTTGCAGACGGTGGTAGCCAGCTGTGAGATTCCTGACCAGAGGACTACTTTGGAAGGTTCACAG TTAATTATCATCACTGGTCCCAGCTACGAGGCGCTCGCATCAGAAGGTATCCAGCTCAACATGGGGGGCGGAAACGTGGAGGAAGTCACTTGCACTGTCATCGGGGGTGTCACCTACAACCCGGTTTGTGAGTCTGACTCAAAAATCAGAACAGTGGAGGATGAAGACTCCATGACAG ATTTGAGTGACAAGCAGTTGCTGCAGCCCACCGTTGACACGCTGGAGCTAAGCAGTGACAGGGAGCTGCAGCGGAGTCTGAGCAG GTCAAAGAGAAACAGGCGAGGTCCGGTCATTGAGGCTGACGGGATGCTCAAGATGTTCCACTGTCCATACGAGGGCTGCAGTCAAGTCTATGTAGCAATTAGCAGCTTTCAG AATCACGTGAACCTTGTGCACAGGAAAGGGAGGACCAAAGTTTGCCCCCATCCAGGCTGCGGAAAAAAGTTCTACCTGTCAAACCACCTGCATCGCCACATGATCATCCATTCAG GGGTGAGAGATTTCATCTGTGAGACATGTGGAAAATCATTTAAGCGTAAGAATCACCTGGAGGTTCACAGGCGGACTCACACGGGAGAAACACCACTCCA ATGTGAAATTTGTGGCTACCAGTGTCGTCAGCGTGCATCCTTGAACTGGCACATGAAGAAGCACACTACAGAGGCCCACTACAACTTCACATGCGAGTTCTGCGACAAGAGGTTCGAAAAGCTGGACAGTGTTAAATTCCACAAGCTAAAGAGCCACCCGGATAAGCAGGCAACCTGA
- the rab3db gene encoding RAB3D, member RAS oncogene family, b — protein MASNDSRLQQQPSQKDAADQNFDYMFKLLIIGNSSVGKTSFLFRYADDSFTSAFVSTVGIDFKVKTVFRNDKRIKLQIWDTAGQERYRTITTAYYRGAMGFLLMYDITNQDSFNAVQDWATQIKTYSWDNAQVILVGNKCDLEDDRIVPTEDGQRLAEDLGFQFFEASAKDNINVKQVFERLVDVICEKMNESMEGETNLVSNHRNQGLKDLPSENHGGCAC, from the exons ATGGCATCAAATGACTCACGGCTCCAGCAACAGCCGTCCCAAAAGGACGCCGCCGACCAGAACTTTGACTACATGTTCAAGCTGCTGATCATTGGCAACAGCAGCGTGGGCAAAACCTCCTTCCTTTTCCGCTACGCCGACGACTCCTTCACCTCGGCGTTCGTCAGCACCGTGGGCATCGACTTCAAGGTCAAGACAGTCTTCCGCAACGACAAGAGGATCAAACTGCAGATCTGG gACACAGCAGGGCAAGAGCGCTACCGCACCATCACCACAGCCTACTACAGAGGAGCCATGGGCTTCCTGCTCATGTATGACATCACCAACCAGGACTCATTCAACGCAGTTCAGGACTG GGCGACACAGATCAAGACATACTCGTGGGACAACGCTCAGGTGATCCTAGTGGGCAACAAGTGTGacctggaggacgacaggatCGTACCCACAGAGGATGGTCAGCGTCTGGCAGAGGATCTAG GTTTCCAGTTCTTCGAGGCCAGCGCCAAGGACAACATCAACGTCAAGCAGGTGTTCGAGCGTCTAGTGGACGTTATCTGCGAGAAGATGAACGAGAGCATGGAGGGAGAAACCAATCTTGTTTCCAACCACAGGAACCAGGGCCTTAAAGACTTGCCTTCAGAGAACCACGGGGGCTGTGCTTGTTAA